The Amblyomma americanum isolate KBUSLIRL-KWMA chromosome 6, ASM5285725v1, whole genome shotgun sequence genome has a window encoding:
- the LOC144093507 gene encoding uncharacterized protein LOC144093507 yields the protein MVHRLNPTALIVLLLLLACAAVRAAPPPKGGSSRSSGSSSSSSKPAAALPPQDSSGGFLDAVKAASGQVQNATDKFPVSYNMAAMRFQNWAQENKATISKTATDILNFARTIFQPIETELRKKPSRH from the exons ATGGTTCACAGGCTGAACCCGACTGCCCTgatcgtgctgctgctgctccttgcgtGTGCGGCCGTGAGGGCGGCTCCGCCTCCCAAGGGTGGCTCGTCCAGGTCCTCGGGCAGCTCCTCGTCGTCCTCCAAGCCTGCCGCCGCCTTGCCTCCGCAGGACTCTTCCGGAGGCTTCCTCGACGCCGTCAAGGCAGCTA GCGGCCAGGTGCAGAACGCTACGGACAAGTTTCCCGTGAGctacaacatggccgccatgCGGTTCCAGAATTGGGCCCAAGAGAACAAAGCCACCATCTCCAAGACGGCCACCGACATCTTAAACTTCGCTCGAACCATTTTCCAGCCCATTGAGACCGAGCTGAGGAAGAAGCCCTCCAGACACTGA
- the LOC144094717 gene encoding uncharacterized protein LOC144094717, with product MVYPLNPTALSLLLLLLIACAAVNAAPPPKGGASSSAGNTSSPAYKPAAASPSQGYSGGLFDAIKTTSLQLQHTSDKFPVTYNMAATRFQSWAQENNDSISKTAAEVFNLARTIFKPLEAELRKRADSA from the exons ATGGTTTACCCGCTGAACCCGACTGCcctgtccttgctgctgctgctgctgattgcgtGTGCGGCCGTGAATGCGGCACCGCCACCCAAGGGTGGCGCGTCCAGTTCAGCGGGCAACACCTCCTCACCGGCCTATAAGCCTGCCGCCGCCTCGCCTTCGCAGGGGTATTCCGGCGGTTTATTCGACGCCATCAAGACGACCA GCCTTCAGCTGCAGCACACTTCGGACAAGTTTCCCGTGACCTACAACATGGCCGCCACCCGCTTCCAGAGTTGGGCCCAGGAGAACAATGACAGCATCTCCAAGACGGCCGCAGAAGTCTTTAACTTGGCGCGCACCATTTTCAAACCACTCGAGGCCGAGCTGAGGAAGCGGGCTGACAGTGCATGA
- the LOC144093505 gene encoding uncharacterized protein LOC144093505 isoform X1, producing MKAKIRCGSMVNPTALLVLLLLACAAVRAAPPPKGGSSRSSSSSSSSPSSPPQDSSGGFFDALKTASGQLQHSSDKFPVSYNSGAMRFQSWAEDNKGSIANTATNVFNFARTILKPFETELRKQADGA from the exons ATGAAAGCGAAAATAAGG TGCGGAAGCATGGTTAACCCGACTGCCCtgctcgtgctgctgctgcttgcgtgtGCGGCTGTGAGGGCGGCTCCGCCTCCAAAGGGTGGCTCGTCCAGGTCCTCGAGCAGCTCCTCCTCGTCTCCCTCCTCGCCACCGCAGGACTCTTCCGGCGGTTTCTTTGACGCCCTCAAAACGGCCA GCGGCCAGCTGCAGCACTCTTCGGACAAGTTTCCCGTGAGCTACAACTCGGGCGCCATGCGGTTCCAGAGTTGGGCCGAGGATAACAAGGGCAGCATCGCCAACACAGCCACCAACGTGTTCAACTTCGCGCGCACCATCCTCAAACCCTTCGAGACTGAGCTGAGGAAGCAGGCGGACGGTGCCTGA
- the LOC144093505 gene encoding uncharacterized protein LOC144093505 isoform X2 — MNCGSMVNPTALLVLLLLACAAVRAAPPPKGGSSRSSSSSSSSPSSPPQDSSGGFFDALKTASGQLQHSSDKFPVSYNSGAMRFQSWAEDNKGSIANTATNVFNFARTILKPFETELRKQADGA, encoded by the exons ATGAAC TGCGGAAGCATGGTTAACCCGACTGCCCtgctcgtgctgctgctgcttgcgtgtGCGGCTGTGAGGGCGGCTCCGCCTCCAAAGGGTGGCTCGTCCAGGTCCTCGAGCAGCTCCTCCTCGTCTCCCTCCTCGCCACCGCAGGACTCTTCCGGCGGTTTCTTTGACGCCCTCAAAACGGCCA GCGGCCAGCTGCAGCACTCTTCGGACAAGTTTCCCGTGAGCTACAACTCGGGCGCCATGCGGTTCCAGAGTTGGGCCGAGGATAACAAGGGCAGCATCGCCAACACAGCCACCAACGTGTTCAACTTCGCGCGCACCATCCTCAAACCCTTCGAGACTGAGCTGAGGAAGCAGGCGGACGGTGCCTGA
- the LOC144093505 gene encoding uncharacterized protein LOC144093505 isoform X3, which yields MVNPTALLVLLLLACAAVRAAPPPKGGSSRSSSSSSSSPSSPPQDSSGGFFDALKTASGQLQHSSDKFPVSYNSGAMRFQSWAEDNKGSIANTATNVFNFARTILKPFETELRKQADGA from the exons ATGGTTAACCCGACTGCCCtgctcgtgctgctgctgcttgcgtgtGCGGCTGTGAGGGCGGCTCCGCCTCCAAAGGGTGGCTCGTCCAGGTCCTCGAGCAGCTCCTCCTCGTCTCCCTCCTCGCCACCGCAGGACTCTTCCGGCGGTTTCTTTGACGCCCTCAAAACGGCCA GCGGCCAGCTGCAGCACTCTTCGGACAAGTTTCCCGTGAGCTACAACTCGGGCGCCATGCGGTTCCAGAGTTGGGCCGAGGATAACAAGGGCAGCATCGCCAACACAGCCACCAACGTGTTCAACTTCGCGCGCACCATCCTCAAACCCTTCGAGACTGAGCTGAGGAAGCAGGCGGACGGTGCCTGA
- the LOC144093508 gene encoding uncharacterized protein LOC144093508, translated as MSRYVLVLACVALIAAFATAAPAKEEPVDPSSGPAGGLLDAFKAAGGQLQRVADGLPLSFSSAASRFQSWAEGAGSSAGKSATDAFGFTRQLFKPLRTEDVRPPSSDSSS; from the exons ATGAGCCGATACGTGTTGGTGCTGGCCTGCGTGGCCCTGATCGCGGCGTTTGCCACGGCGGCGCCAGCCAAAGAAGAGCCGGTCGACCCCTCCTCAGGCCCCGCCGGAGGACTCCTGGACGCCTTCAAGGCGGCTG GCGGCCAGCTGCAGCGCGTGGCCGACGGCTTGCCACTGAGCTTCAGCAGCGCGGCCTCCCGCTTCCAGTCGTGGGCCGAGGGCGCTGGCAGCAGCGCCGGCAAGTCGGCCACCGACGCCTTCGGCTTCACGAGGCAGCTCTTCAAGCCGCTGCGTACGGAGGACGTCCGGCCGCCCTCGTCCGACTCTTCTTCCTAG